A single genomic interval of Spirosoma taeanense harbors:
- a CDS encoding amino acid permease, translating into MSLLRKKTVSQILRDANEGESSKLVKTLGVRDLTSFGIAAIIGAGIFSTIGLASYNGGPAVSLLFVFTAIACVFTALSYAQFASTVPVSGSAYTYAYVAFGEIFAWVIGWALILEYAVSNMVVAISWSEYFTSMLSGFGITFPKYLATDYGSAARAFDLMQQTRQAGTDVMTLPENTRILADAYASAPMLGDLKLIANLPAGAITVLITALVYIGIKESRTASNILVVLKLGVIGLVIAVGAFYVKPANWSPFAPNGVAGVLSGVASVFFAFIGFDSISTTAEECKNPQRDLPRAMLYCLAICTVLYVLITLVLTGMVNYKELGVSDPLAYVFQKVNLDFVAGVISVSAVVAITSALLVYQLGQPRIWMTMSRDGLLWKRFSTIHPKYKTPSFATIITGVLVAVPSLFMDLKFFVDLTSVGTFFAFILVCAGILYLDARGLSAQSKFRVPYVNGKYIIGLVFLVALAYALTGGNLLQTLESKPLLGVFWLVWAVLAVLGFQHNFSLLPVIGVLTNLYLMTELGASNWQIFGIWLVIGLVLYFSYGYRQSKLAKRENPVGID; encoded by the coding sequence ATGTCCCTTCTTCGAAAAAAGACCGTATCCCAAATCCTGCGTGATGCCAACGAAGGCGAGTCCAGCAAGCTAGTCAAGACGCTGGGTGTTCGCGATCTGACCTCATTTGGTATTGCGGCCATCATCGGAGCTGGTATTTTCAGTACAATCGGACTGGCGAGTTATAACGGCGGACCGGCCGTGTCATTACTGTTTGTTTTTACGGCCATCGCCTGCGTCTTTACAGCCCTCAGTTACGCCCAGTTTGCCAGCACCGTTCCCGTCAGCGGTAGTGCCTATACCTACGCTTACGTAGCGTTCGGAGAGATTTTTGCGTGGGTAATTGGCTGGGCGCTCATCCTGGAATATGCGGTCAGCAATATGGTAGTGGCTATTTCCTGGTCGGAGTATTTTACGTCTATGCTGAGCGGTTTTGGTATTACATTTCCGAAGTATCTGGCTACTGATTACGGGTCGGCAGCCCGCGCTTTCGATTTGATGCAGCAAACCCGTCAGGCCGGTACCGACGTAATGACGCTGCCCGAAAACACGCGTATTTTAGCCGACGCTTACGCCAGCGCCCCCATGCTCGGTGACCTGAAACTGATTGCCAACCTGCCCGCCGGTGCCATTACGGTTCTCATTACGGCGCTGGTGTATATTGGCATCAAAGAATCCCGTACCGCCAGCAATATTCTGGTGGTTTTGAAGCTAGGCGTGATTGGATTAGTTATTGCCGTAGGTGCCTTCTACGTGAAGCCCGCCAACTGGTCACCCTTTGCGCCAAACGGCGTAGCGGGTGTGCTAAGTGGGGTGGCTTCCGTGTTTTTTGCCTTTATTGGTTTTGACTCCATTTCGACGACTGCCGAGGAGTGCAAAAACCCCCAGCGCGACCTGCCCCGCGCCATGCTGTACTGCCTGGCGATCTGTACGGTGCTATACGTTCTGATTACACTCGTGCTGACGGGCATGGTCAACTACAAGGAACTGGGCGTGAGCGATCCGCTGGCCTACGTGTTTCAGAAAGTCAATCTGGATTTTGTAGCCGGAGTTATTTCCGTGAGTGCGGTGGTGGCTATCACGAGTGCTCTGCTGGTCTATCAGCTCGGTCAGCCGCGTATCTGGATGACTATGAGCCGCGACGGACTGCTCTGGAAACGCTTCTCGACCATCCATCCGAAATATAAAACGCCCTCGTTCGCTACCATCATAACGGGCGTTCTGGTGGCGGTGCCCTCGCTGTTTATGGACCTCAAGTTCTTTGTCGATCTGACCAGCGTCGGAACGTTCTTTGCCTTTATTCTGGTCTGCGCCGGCATTTTATATCTGGACGCACGAGGGCTCTCGGCACAGTCGAAATTCAGAGTACCTTACGTAAATGGCAAGTACATTATCGGGCTGGTATTTCTTGTCGCGCTGGCTTACGCACTGACCGGCGGCAACCTGCTGCAAACTCTGGAAAGTAAGCCGCTGCTGGGTGTATTCTGGCTTGTTTGGGCCGTGCTTGCCGTTTTGGGATTCCAGCATAACTTTTCCCTGTTACCCGTTATTGGCGTTCTGACGAACCTTTACCTAATGACGGAACTTGGGGCCAGCAACTGGCAGATCTTCGGTATCTGGCTGGTAATCGGGCTGGTTCTGTATTTCTCTTACGGCTACCGACAGAGTAAACTGGCAAAGCGGGAAAATCCGGTGGGTATTGATTGA
- the gldA gene encoding gliding motility-associated ABC transporter ATP-binding subunit GldA gives MSIRVQNLTKEYGPQRAVNQISLTVQPGEIVGFLGPNGAGKSTTMKIATGYLPPTEGTVEVNGFDVQTQPMDVRRSVGYLPEHNPLYLDLYVKEYLRFAGSLHGLRGADLSRRIADIIELVSLGREQHKRVGQLSKGYRQRVGLAQALLHNPPVLILDEPTTGLDPNQLTEIRQVIRDAGRDKTVLFSTHIMQEVEAVCDRVVIINRGQLVADGPLSQLRTASAGEGVVVVAEFETELTAPEVLATLPGVERVEPLGKGQYRITAGPATDLRAAIFRLAADQNLTLVGLRQQENSLEGIFKELTK, from the coding sequence ATGTCTATCCGGGTTCAGAACCTGACTAAAGAGTACGGTCCGCAGCGGGCTGTCAATCAGATTTCTTTGACTGTACAGCCCGGTGAAATTGTCGGCTTTCTGGGTCCCAACGGTGCAGGCAAGTCTACGACGATGAAAATCGCGACCGGATACCTTCCTCCCACCGAAGGCACTGTTGAGGTGAATGGGTTTGACGTTCAGACGCAGCCGATGGACGTACGCCGGAGTGTAGGTTACCTGCCCGAACACAACCCGTTGTATCTGGATCTATACGTGAAAGAGTATCTGCGCTTTGCCGGCTCACTGCATGGCCTGCGCGGGGCGGACCTTAGCCGACGTATTGCCGACATAATTGAGCTGGTCAGTTTGGGGCGCGAGCAGCACAAACGCGTTGGGCAGTTATCAAAAGGTTACCGACAACGCGTTGGTCTGGCCCAGGCTCTGCTCCATAACCCACCCGTGCTGATTCTGGATGAGCCCACTACGGGGCTTGACCCGAATCAGCTAACCGAAATCCGGCAGGTAATTCGCGACGCCGGGCGTGACAAGACAGTGCTATTCTCCACGCATATCATGCAGGAGGTCGAAGCCGTCTGCGACCGGGTGGTCATCATTAACCGGGGTCAACTTGTGGCCGACGGCCCGTTGAGCCAGTTACGAACTGCATCGGCCGGTGAGGGCGTGGTTGTCGTGGCCGAGTTTGAAACTGAGTTAACGGCCCCTGAAGTGCTGGCAACGCTGCCGGGTGTGGAGCGGGTTGAGCCGCTAGGTAAAGGCCAGTACCGGATTACAGCCGGCCCCGCTACCGACTTACGGGCGGCCATCTTTCGCCTTGCCGCCGATCAGAACCTGACGCTCGTGGGTCTGCGCCAGCAGGAGAACTCACTGGAAGGTATTTTTAAGGAGTTAACGAAGTAG
- a CDS encoding DUF4136 domain-containing protein, whose protein sequence is MKTLVGILFTLAVVVLASCSPSRLFVEHDYSYEGHFKNYESFNFLECEFVDSTLLCSDIQDAIRHQMEARGYRVSNRNPNLLISYNIFRSDLRFRGYQQPVIKDWVVREDDDATYKRIDYNLDEGTLMISLIDAESYQVIWKGYASKMMRNPNFKNNYFKGIVRSIFDQYPLMATVR, encoded by the coding sequence ATGAAAACGCTTGTTGGAATCCTTTTTACGCTGGCTGTCGTCGTTCTGGCGAGTTGCTCGCCGAGTCGATTGTTTGTGGAGCACGATTACAGCTACGAAGGACACTTCAAAAATTATGAATCCTTCAATTTTCTGGAGTGCGAGTTTGTTGATTCCACCTTGCTTTGTTCCGATATTCAGGATGCAATTCGGCACCAGATGGAAGCCCGCGGCTACCGCGTCAGCAACCGCAATCCGAACCTGCTGATTTCCTATAATATTTTCCGGTCAGATCTGCGTTTCCGGGGCTACCAGCAGCCGGTCATTAAGGACTGGGTTGTCCGTGAAGACGACGACGCGACCTACAAGCGTATCGACTATAACCTCGACGAAGGCACGCTGATGATTTCGCTCATTGATGCTGAATCCTATCAGGTGATCTGGAAAGGGTACGCATCGAAGATGATGCGCAATCCCAATTTCAAGAATAACTACTTCAAAGGCATAGTCCGATCCATCTTCGACCAGTACCCGTTGATGGCAACGGTTCGATGA
- the aroB gene encoding 3-dehydroquinate synthase: protein MSTVTIAPLTESLPAFLDSSDFSAIAVIADNHTFKYCYPDLKPLLPKHTLVRIKAGEEQKHIATCEMIWDALTRANFDRHALVLNLGGGVIGDMGGFCAATYKRGISFVQLPTTLLSQVDASVGGKLGIDFRGFKNHIGVFQQPDAVLIDPSFLSTLPERELRSGFAEVIKHCLIADAAMWNEIRRRDLDEQDWSALVAHSVAVKQRVVEQDPTEKGVRKILNFGHTLGHAVETYFLTQPRKRLLHGEAIAVGMVAEAFIAFQKKMIDETWLTQIEEYIFAVYGKVRLVEADIEPILSLTLQDKKNRGNQVRMALLDGPGSCTFDVPVTAAEMRRGLVFYGGVA from the coding sequence ATGTCAACCGTAACGATTGCCCCGCTCACCGAAAGCCTGCCTGCTTTCCTCGATTCATCCGATTTTTCGGCTATTGCCGTCATTGCCGACAATCATACCTTCAAGTATTGTTACCCTGATCTGAAACCGCTGCTGCCCAAACACACGCTTGTACGCATTAAAGCCGGCGAGGAGCAGAAGCACATTGCTACCTGCGAAATGATCTGGGACGCGCTCACGCGGGCCAACTTTGACCGCCATGCGCTGGTATTGAACCTGGGTGGGGGCGTTATCGGCGACATGGGTGGTTTCTGCGCGGCTACCTACAAGCGGGGCATTTCGTTTGTGCAATTGCCAACCACCCTGCTTTCGCAGGTAGACGCCAGCGTGGGCGGCAAGCTGGGCATTGATTTTCGGGGATTTAAAAATCACATCGGCGTTTTTCAGCAACCCGATGCCGTACTGATTGACCCTTCGTTTCTGAGCACCCTGCCCGAACGCGAACTGCGGTCGGGTTTCGCCGAAGTAATCAAGCACTGCCTGATTGCCGATGCGGCCATGTGGAACGAAATCCGTCGGCGCGATCTCGACGAGCAGGACTGGTCCGCACTTGTGGCGCATTCCGTAGCGGTGAAGCAGCGCGTGGTTGAACAGGATCCGACCGAAAAAGGAGTACGCAAGATTCTGAACTTCGGGCATACGCTGGGCCATGCCGTTGAAACCTACTTTTTAACTCAGCCCCGTAAACGGCTGCTGCATGGCGAGGCCATCGCGGTCGGGATGGTCGCCGAAGCGTTTATTGCTTTTCAGAAAAAGATGATTGACGAAACGTGGCTGACCCAAATCGAAGAATATATTTTCGCCGTATATGGAAAGGTACGATTGGTCGAAGCCGATATCGAGCCGATTTTATCTCTGACGTTGCAGGATAAAAAGAACCGGGGCAATCAGGTGCGGATGGCCTTACTGGACGGGCCGGGCAGCTGCACATTCGACGTGCCTGTTACGGCTGCCGAAATGCGCCGTGGACTGGTATTTTACGGCGGAGTAGCGTGA
- a CDS encoding MFS transporter — MNVRYRVLTVLFLLSTITYLDRVCMNVVSKYVKSDLGLDNQQFGWVLGAFSLAYALFEIPTGSMGDRLGPRRVLTRVVLWWSGFTMLTGTTTSFLYLLVVRFLFGMGEAGAYPNASIVISRWFPAVEVGRAQSVIWAAGRLGGALTPLLVIPLVHWAGWRWAFAVLGLIGVAWAIGWYVWFRDEPAEKASVTTSELQTIEAGRKLRASDHRIPWLAILRNPDLWALMLMCHLFFYGSYFFTNWSATYFQEGRGMTEDDTKNFISLSYFLGAIGCVIGGLLSDALSKRYGLKLGRRAVGMGGLGLSSVFFLFAGLATDNQTAGYLLATCVLLKDLALPVAFAVCVDIGQRNAGAVTGSMNFAGQLGGFFITILFGTIVEQTHNFNYPLFLIAGCLLVSALLWLKIDPTKPVTIQE, encoded by the coding sequence ATGAACGTTCGCTACCGGGTGCTTACCGTCCTGTTCCTGCTCTCAACCATTACCTACCTCGACCGCGTCTGCATGAACGTTGTCAGCAAATATGTTAAATCGGATTTAGGGCTGGACAATCAGCAGTTTGGCTGGGTGCTCGGGGCGTTTTCGCTGGCGTATGCCCTGTTCGAGATTCCGACCGGGTCGATGGGTGACCGGCTGGGGCCGCGTCGGGTATTAACCCGCGTGGTGCTGTGGTGGTCGGGGTTTACGATGCTGACCGGCACGACCACCAGCTTTCTGTATCTGCTCGTTGTGCGATTTTTGTTTGGTATGGGCGAAGCAGGTGCTTACCCCAACGCGTCGATTGTTATTTCGCGCTGGTTTCCGGCCGTTGAAGTCGGTCGGGCGCAGTCGGTCATCTGGGCGGCCGGTCGGCTGGGCGGTGCGCTGACGCCCCTGCTGGTGATTCCGCTGGTCCACTGGGCCGGCTGGCGCTGGGCGTTCGCCGTCCTGGGATTAATTGGTGTCGCGTGGGCCATCGGCTGGTACGTCTGGTTCCGCGATGAACCCGCCGAAAAAGCTAGTGTTACGACCAGTGAGTTGCAGACTATTGAAGCCGGCCGTAAGCTACGCGCGTCGGATCACCGCATTCCGTGGCTGGCCATTCTGCGTAACCCCGACCTGTGGGCTCTGATGCTGATGTGCCACCTGTTTTTTTACGGTTCGTATTTTTTCACCAACTGGTCGGCAACCTACTTTCAGGAGGGCCGGGGTATGACCGAAGACGACACGAAAAACTTCATCTCGCTTTCTTACTTTCTGGGCGCCATTGGTTGCGTAATCGGCGGTTTACTAAGCGACGCCCTGAGCAAACGCTACGGTCTGAAACTGGGCCGTCGGGCGGTGGGCATGGGTGGTCTGGGGCTGTCGAGCGTGTTCTTTCTCTTTGCCGGATTGGCGACCGACAATCAGACGGCGGGGTATCTGCTGGCAACCTGCGTTTTACTGAAAGATTTGGCCCTGCCGGTAGCCTTCGCTGTTTGCGTGGATATCGGGCAACGGAATGCCGGGGCCGTAACAGGTTCCATGAACTTCGCCGGACAACTGGGCGGGTTTTTCATTACCATCCTGTTCGGCACAATCGTCGAGCAGACTCATAACTTCAATTATCCCTTATTTCTAATTGCGGGCTGCCTGCTGGTAAGCGCCCTGCTATGGCTAAAGATCGACCCGACTAAACCCGTAACCATTCAGGAATGA
- a CDS encoding manganese catalase family protein, which translates to MILKMDRLPIELPRPNNPSPNSAAAVQELLGGKFGEMSTLMNYTYQSFNFRGRKKLRPFYDLICSIAGEEYGHIEVVAYTTNLLLTGASKRGMDPTTTPLANGVDARNTSHFIASGQSALPMDSMGRFWSGENVFSSGNLKLDLLHNFFLECGARANKMRVYEMVDDPTARTMVGYLLVRGGLHVVAYAKALEKLTGVAVTKLLPIPDLSNNAFPEAKKFMEQKLHLELYTFSQEDYKQAGLIWNGPHPDDGQECYVVEGPIPGVPIPDLEEEPQLNAPGSDEFDPQMFADMAKKMGIKYEY; encoded by the coding sequence ATGATCTTAAAAATGGATCGGCTGCCTATTGAGCTGCCCAGACCAAATAATCCTTCACCCAATAGCGCGGCTGCTGTGCAGGAACTTCTAGGCGGGAAGTTTGGGGAGATGTCAACCCTTATGAACTACACCTATCAGTCATTCAACTTCCGGGGTCGAAAAAAACTGCGCCCATTTTATGATTTGATCTGCTCAATTGCAGGCGAAGAATACGGTCATATTGAAGTGGTAGCCTATACCACGAACTTGTTATTGACAGGCGCCAGCAAGCGCGGGATGGATCCGACCACTACTCCGCTGGCTAATGGCGTCGATGCCCGGAATACAAGCCACTTTATTGCTAGCGGGCAGTCGGCTTTGCCAATGGATTCGATGGGCCGCTTCTGGTCGGGTGAGAACGTTTTTAGCAGTGGCAATCTGAAACTGGACCTGCTACACAACTTTTTCCTGGAATGTGGCGCGCGGGCCAACAAAATGCGGGTCTACGAGATGGTCGATGACCCAACGGCTCGTACGATGGTTGGTTATCTACTGGTACGGGGTGGGCTGCACGTAGTGGCTTATGCAAAGGCACTTGAGAAACTAACGGGCGTAGCGGTAACGAAGTTACTACCGATTCCTGACCTGAGCAACAACGCGTTCCCGGAAGCGAAGAAGTTCATGGAACAGAAACTCCACCTCGAATTATATACCTTCAGTCAGGAAGATTATAAACAGGCGGGTTTGATTTGGAATGGTCCGCACCCCGACGATGGACAGGAATGTTACGTAGTCGAAGGGCCCATTCCGGGTGTGCCCATTCCTGACCTTGAGGAAGAGCCTCAGCTTAACGCCCCTGGATCCGATGAGTTCGATCCACAAATGTTCGCCGATATGGCGAAGAAAATGGGGATTAAATACGAATATTGA
- a CDS encoding pyridoxal phosphate-dependent aminotransferase → MSINRRDWLRTSMLSGLGLAATTSAFCEPWLDTEASVSMVMPPKGGMMKARLSANENPYGPSPKALKAISEAASDGFLYPFSYAGQLRKMIAEQEGVAEEQILLAPGSGSLLTAAAMYYTYLKPGGSIISADPTYEQLMRAAVQHGAKWEKVPLTAGGYDHNLAEMEKRISDETNLVYVNNPNNPTGVTIDPVALRAFVDRVSVKKPVFVDEAYIHYTSDPKKFSVIENIRKGQNVLVARTFSKIYGMAGLRLGYLVGQPETLAAISKWGGGPGGLTMTTLRAGLACYTDEEFIKYSLAKGLEAREFLYETLKANGYTYLPSGTNFVLFPIRMKGDDFVSRMMEQGVSIRQWKFDGQYWCRVSLGTMPQMQAFAQGLKVIS, encoded by the coding sequence ATGTCTATTAATCGTCGCGACTGGCTCCGTACCAGTATGTTGTCTGGCCTGGGTCTGGCCGCTACTACCTCTGCTTTTTGTGAGCCCTGGCTGGACACCGAAGCCAGCGTATCCATGGTGATGCCGCCAAAAGGAGGCATGATGAAAGCGCGCTTGTCGGCTAATGAAAATCCATACGGTCCTTCGCCCAAAGCGCTGAAAGCTATCTCAGAAGCGGCTTCGGACGGATTCCTGTATCCATTCAGCTATGCCGGACAGCTCCGCAAGATGATCGCTGAGCAGGAAGGCGTTGCCGAAGAGCAGATTCTGCTGGCACCGGGCTCGGGCTCCCTGCTGACAGCGGCTGCGATGTATTACACCTATCTGAAGCCGGGGGGCAGCATCATTTCCGCCGATCCTACGTATGAGCAGCTCATGCGGGCGGCCGTTCAGCACGGTGCTAAATGGGAGAAAGTCCCCCTTACCGCTGGTGGCTACGACCATAATCTCGCCGAAATGGAGAAGCGGATTTCGGACGAAACCAATCTGGTTTACGTAAACAACCCGAACAACCCAACCGGCGTAACGATTGATCCGGTTGCTTTGCGGGCCTTTGTGGATCGGGTGTCGGTGAAAAAGCCGGTGTTTGTAGACGAAGCCTATATCCACTATACGAGCGACCCGAAGAAGTTCTCGGTGATTGAAAATATCAGGAAAGGCCAGAATGTGCTGGTGGCCCGGACGTTCTCAAAAATATACGGCATGGCCGGTCTGCGGCTGGGTTATCTGGTGGGGCAACCCGAAACGCTGGCCGCTATCAGCAAGTGGGGGGGCGGTCCCGGTGGCCTGACGATGACGACTCTGCGCGCCGGTCTGGCCTGCTACACCGACGAGGAGTTTATCAAATACTCGCTGGCCAAGGGACTCGAAGCACGCGAGTTTCTGTACGAAACGCTCAAAGCGAACGGCTATACGTATCTGCCATCGGGCACTAACTTTGTGCTGTTCCCAATTCGGATGAAGGGCGATGATTTCGTGAGCCGGATGATGGAGCAGGGCGTCAGCATCCGCCAGTGGAAGTTCGATGGCCAGTACTGGTGCCGCGTCAGTCTCGGTACGATGCCTCAGATGCAGGCGTTCGCCCAGGGGCTGAAAGTAATTTCGTAA
- a CDS encoding SusD/RagB family nutrient-binding outer membrane lipoprotein — translation MKRILLLLIPTLLTVGSCTREFDTMNVDPNNPTAVGPQYLLPYAIEASVDRYWGSNIRFERLNLDGAMLWMQYLTRNIYSNEGDNYGVSVALYNNNWKGFYNDGLLNFQRIITLSQPGGKFANTNYEGIGIVMRTWVYSLLTDVYGAVPYAESIKGTAEAPIYTPSYDSMDQVYAGMLADLKTANEKLSTSGPAVAGDILYGGDILKWKKFANSLRLRLANRQAAKKPAESKAIMAEILGDATKYPIFTSNADNATLKHTATRPSNNEWNEVMVFGSRTDWNISKTLADKLNELNDARITVYAQPNKEGKYVGHANGLPDAIATTYLATSSVLGSYFTQTTTPSVLMTYAELNLTLAEAALDGDISGDAQAYFEKGMTASFDQYILKITDAYLKTIGKATKEKVMEQKWIALFGQGIEAWTEYRRTGLPVLPAKDPRAIFENDGVLPTRIKYPTSEYSLNEANVRKGVSINGGDDTMKTKLWWAEK, via the coding sequence ATGAAACGAATCCTCCTGCTATTGATACCCACGCTGCTAACGGTCGGCTCCTGCACCCGGGAATTCGACACGATGAACGTGGACCCGAATAACCCCACGGCCGTGGGCCCGCAGTACCTGCTGCCGTATGCCATCGAAGCGTCGGTGGATCGCTACTGGGGCAGCAACATTCGCTTCGAGCGGCTCAACCTCGACGGGGCCATGCTGTGGATGCAGTACCTGACCCGGAATATTTACTCCAATGAGGGTGATAACTACGGCGTATCCGTAGCCCTGTACAACAACAACTGGAAGGGGTTTTACAACGATGGCCTGCTGAATTTCCAGCGGATCATTACTCTGTCGCAGCCGGGCGGCAAATTCGCGAATACCAACTACGAAGGAATCGGCATTGTGATGCGGACCTGGGTGTACTCGCTGCTGACGGACGTGTACGGGGCTGTACCCTACGCGGAATCTATCAAAGGCACCGCCGAAGCACCGATCTACACGCCTTCCTATGATTCGATGGATCAGGTTTACGCGGGTATGCTGGCGGATCTGAAAACGGCTAATGAGAAGCTGAGCACCAGCGGTCCGGCGGTAGCGGGCGACATCCTGTATGGGGGCGATATTCTGAAATGGAAAAAGTTTGCCAACTCGCTCCGGCTTCGGCTGGCCAACCGGCAGGCCGCCAAGAAACCCGCCGAATCAAAAGCCATTATGGCCGAGATTCTGGGGGATGCTACTAAGTACCCTATCTTCACGAGCAACGCCGACAATGCCACGCTGAAGCATACGGCAACGCGGCCTAGCAACAATGAATGGAACGAAGTGATGGTGTTCGGTAGCCGTACCGACTGGAATATCAGCAAGACGCTGGCCGATAAACTCAATGAACTGAATGATGCCCGCATCACGGTCTACGCCCAGCCAAACAAAGAAGGTAAATACGTTGGGCACGCCAATGGTCTGCCGGATGCTATCGCGACTACGTATCTCGCCACCAGTTCGGTGCTGGGTTCGTATTTCACGCAGACGACCACGCCCAGTGTGCTGATGACCTATGCCGAACTGAACCTGACGCTGGCCGAAGCCGCCCTCGACGGTGACATCTCTGGCGACGCGCAGGCTTATTTTGAGAAAGGCATGACCGCTTCCTTCGATCAATACATCCTGAAAATTACTGATGCGTACCTGAAAACTATCGGTAAAGCGACCAAAGAAAAGGTGATGGAACAGAAGTGGATCGCTTTGTTCGGTCAGGGAATAGAAGCCTGGACAGAGTATCGCCGGACGGGTTTACCGGTGCTGCCTGCCAAAGACCCCCGTGCCATTTTCGAAAACGATGGTGTTCTGCCAACCCGCATCAAGTACCCAACGTCGGAGTATTCGCTCAACGAAGCCAACGTCCGTAAGGGCGTCAGCATCAACGGGGGCGACGACACAATGAAAACTAAATTATGGTGGGCTGAGAAGTAA